The following nucleotide sequence is from Synchiropus splendidus isolate RoL2022-P1 chromosome 1, RoL_Sspl_1.0, whole genome shotgun sequence.
aaagctATGTTGTCCCCACAACTGTTCGTGAAAGCACCTgtcgaagcagttttgaaaattatttttatggtgatattttcatttactctttacttatatcttctttggagtttgtataagatatattttttttattttatgatatttagacacattatatttattttattcacaattgtattcagtttttcaacaacagtttgcatcaagtagatagatattttttgttttgtaaacttGATGAACACGACTTGCGCCTGGTTCTGCTGGCCTTTCggtgacaaataaatatatttgcgatgatcacatggttccatgtcatttcgcaaggttttgctttgtttgttattGACCACAAATGAAATTGACAGTAATTAATCACTTCTATTGAAATGCCCTAGGCCCAttggttctgggaaaggtgggccccgagatcagaaaggttaagaacccctgatttcattcattcacaataGTCAAAAATGGAGTCCCGTGGTTGAAGATGGAATCAAACCTATGATctccttgctgtgaggctgtTGTCTGAAAGAATTATTATCATTTCTGGACTATTGGtggctacttttttcttgcggtcggAATGCTGTGCCTTATACAGTACAACGATGTGGCGAATATATGGaattttacaggctaaagagtgtcatgctgtcaaatattgagcctcgtcacatccaATCGAttaaatcacaggtgttttattgactttaaatgtttcaaaatgccTTGTTTTCGTCCGGGTGTCCGctgctctgccaacagagccgatctcctggaggactgaagacaagaagaagcagctgagactggctgtggtgtcagaacttgagactcgcgggtgaaaacagcacattttgagcgctttaatgtgaataaaagatatgaggagttcatgattcaagttcagaacattgtcgactttgtttcatgagtcggtctcgatgctggaccctgttttcaaaagtagtttagaagtgatcctcatgcatttttaagcacctcCGCCACTTATAGACGGCTGCAGCTAGTATTGCGGTGCGCCCCACAGTCCGGAATTTACAGTAGTTATGCTCCTAATTTTGCatctatatattttaataattcagaATTTATCTTTACATTATAGCTGTACAGGGATTGTTCAAGCATTTGCTTTACAAATACAGCTTCAACAATTGCTCAAAGAGCTCTAGTTTCTTATTTATGCTGTTGCTTGAAGACCTTTCCAAAAGAGTTCAttctaaacataaaaatgcccATCATGGACCTCTCCTCACCTGGCTCTGAAAATCTCGCAGTAGAACAGCGTATGAGTTGACGTCCAGAATCATCTGCTGAATCCATAACTTCTTGTTGTTAGCCAGGTAGGTTAGGCGTGCCTGGGCCTCCTCCACGCTCTGGACCTCCCCTCCTTGGagggagaaggtcagaaggtgCTATGGACACAGAGGAAACCTCCAGTTACATtaggttattttttatttctcactGCTGTGTGAAGACAATGCTTACATTGACCAGATACTGCGCACCGTTGGTCATCATTCATCCACTGCTCCCTGCTTTTATCTGCTGGCTTGAGAAAACATGAGGATGAATGCAACAATGTCCGCTGATATTTGATTTGGAGGTGGAATATAAGGGTGTGGTGAAAATGAGTCATAATCATGCATCCATGACTCGGCAACACTACAGCCCTGGAGTCTTGTATCAATGAGATTAGAATGACATCTTTGACATTCCTTTGAATATTTCTAGGATATGAAACATCACAACACAGATTGGCGCCACATAGTCTTctataaatgatttaaaaaaaaatctgatttctCGATTTGGTATCCTAAAGACATGTGTTTCAGCTTTCTTAAAACTTTGTCGGGTGAGTTATACTTCTATCTTTTCAACTTGATTTTAATTGTCAACCATCTTCTCATCCTTTGAAACGTAACACTGAGTTTCATTCCTGACTGAGCTTTTTTTCCAGAAAGCTGAAAATGAGAGTATCAAGACCACACGTGGGTTCCTCCCTGAGCTGTCTCAGCCAGTGTCTATTGTCATTCATAGTTTTACGAGTCTCGCTCAAGTGCAACTCTCACCTAGTCCTGATTCAGTCCCTGTGGAAGTCAGCCACCAAACCAGTCCGACCACAGTGTAATGTATTCAATCGCTGAGCTCCCCGCAGACCATCAATACTGGAGTCACTGGTATCAGTTGTGGACACAGTATCATTCACACCTGGCCGTGTTAAACTTGCACTGGAAGTGAAGTTGGTGTGGTGTTGTAAATGCTATTGAGTTTCATAGCTTTCATCATTCATTGTACTACTgtagaacctttctgctattattGCTCTCTTGCTCTTCTACTCATACTACTACAGTACTAGTACAACAACAACTTCAAATACCACTGCTTCTGCTCATTGTGttactactgctgaaactactgcAAGTGCCAACAGTTAATTTGATTATAATGACTATTAATAACATTATATTACTGCCTTGCCTGCTACTTGTAAAATACACACCTCCAACGCCAGTACtactccttctcctcctcctagTAAGATGCACTAGCACAACATGCCTTACTTATTACACTGCCAAAAACTGCTGCTATAGTCTCTTGCTACTATTAAAGACTGTAAAACGACTCGTGCTCTACTCCGAAAACAAATGCTAATAGTGTCTCTATTGCTTTTAGTGGCAGTATTATCAGTCCTTTTTCTCTACCACAGACCTGAAACAGTTACCACAATCATGTAAAGGAACTACACACCGCACTGAAAGACACTGTTACTAACAAATACCTCTAAATCTTCTGCTATTACAACAACTTGAACAAGTACTACAACTTCTTCAATAACAACATGCCATACACAAAATGTTACTTTTGCAGTACCACTGTTTCTCATActcaaaataataatcatgCCTGTGGTGAAGAGACTTTAATCCCCAGTTCCTGACATAAGCAGCTGGATTTACATTATAAAACAAACCAGTAGTATTTTTCCCCAAAAAGTGTCCTCACAAAAGAGCCAGTGCTCATATTTGTTTTGGCTATTAATGGAGACAGCTGCTGGAGTTGAAGCAATCATCAGGAAAATGTTAAAAGTACTCACCGATGTCGACTGCTCGTTCAGCTGTGTTTTGATAAGTCTCAGCGTAGCAACAGGTATGTCACTCCTCACTGCCTCACTCTTGGTAATGAGAGATTGTCCTCACAGATTAGAGGTGTGGCAGTGAACGCTCCCGCCCTGAGGACCACCCACTCTCTGCTCCCAGATACTGACAGCAGGCGGAGAATACCCAGAGATTCAGATCACAAGTACTGATGACCTCATCTGTTCAACTACTTCAGATACTCAATGTTCTGTGATTTCCTCTTGTACTTTTTCCTCAATGTAGCTGCTGTAACTGGAGCTAGTTGTGAAGAGTGAAATAAGCCTAGCCAAACTGCATAATGTTAATGTATTTGACTGTATTTGTTCTgggtagctgggatagactcctgCCCCCGATGACCCCAATAGAAAGTAAACAGAAGACAATTCACTTTGCTACTCATTACATCGAGATCCAGGGTTAAGCACTCATcgcattattactattattattattcaaccacttttattcatttttttcatccataTCGTTCGAATCTGCACACATTTGAagtttttgtttaattatttgcATATACCTTCTACCTCCCCCTTATTCTCTTAAGAGAGTCCTAGCGCCATGGGATGAGAGGtgaaggacaccctggaaaggtctccaGTCCATAAAGCCAGAGAACAATGTTTTTGTGTACGACATGGCTTTATCATTGTCTTCTCAATCATATGTGTATTCGCCGTATTTTAGCCAGTAATGAATCATGATAGGGTATTGATCAGTGTCTGAGATTTTACCCTGGTATAGACACCGGAAGTTCTCTCTAAAAACACCATGGTTACCAAGTATCAAccgtaaataaacaaatattagtattgtaatatttaatatttgttcCCTACGATGTTGCTTGACAATAATCGTAGACCTAGAGGTGTCGCATTTCACAACAAACTGGGAGCAGGACAAGCCTCCTGGTGGATCTCTGGCCGTACAAATAGGCGGAGTTGGCAGAAGCGGCAGCCGGAGTTGCTCTTCACGTTTCCTTTTGGGCATCAAAACTTGCTTCCCTGTAAAACCCCACAAGCTGACCAAAGGTATTTATATCTTTAATATCTCATACAGTGGAGTGAGAGATAACCTTTAAAAAGCAGCGCTTGCCTTTCTTCTGGCGTCATGCAGCAGGCATACGTGGCAGCCAGCGTGTGTTTGCCTGCGCGTGGGTGCTTGTGCGTGTATATGACCAGGGCATCGCTATGTCAGTGCGACCTTTTTTTATGAGAAAGTAGTAAGAGACACCCATTACTTTGTGTTACTCACTTTTATTCCTGCTCGCTCTTATTTTCTGGCAAGGAGCCACCTGTAAACGTATTCACTGTTGGAGGAAAGAAAGAGTGCGGTCAGTATTGCATCATGTATCGTTTCCTTCAGTGATTCCGTctgcattaaagaaaaaatcCGTATTGGTAATCTCACATCTATTGTCTATTATGTCTATTATCTCATCAACACAGTAGTCGCTTTATTTAAtcattctgaaataaaaaacaataagctTTTTATGTCACGTAAAAGGGGTATTAAAGACAAGATATATACATGTAATTAAAGAGCTGAAAGAGCTATCGGTAGGAATGTGTTTGCTATTCAGCTTAAACATAAATTCTAGATAACTGAAATTATATTTGTTTCTAAAATGACATTAGTTAGTTGATTAAACCACCAATGAAAATATTACGTTCGCTGTTTGCCATTAATGGCCATTTCCTTTGCATAAATTGTGATGCTTTCAGAGGTAGTCAGGCGGTCTTTCACATAAACAGTGCATGTATGACGTTCTATCGTTCACATGCACATATTTCATTATGTAACACCCATGTGTTTAAGTGTTGTTGGCGGCGAGATTATGCTCGAATCAAAAGAGTGAGATATTTTGCGCAACAGATTTGAGACCACCAGTTCCCTTACGGCCGCCAAAGACAGTGAACGCATCAAGGGGCGTGCTCCATTGTCTCCCAACACGCGGGGTTCGGCGGCTAGCTGGTCTTTAGCTGCTTCCTGTGTTTACTACCTCGACTCATCGAATTTACTCTCCgtactttttaattttaaagtACTCaagttatttaaatatttgcctgTAAGCCTACAGGCGGTTTTAAAGACAGAGCCCCGCTTTTATCGCCGACGACAAAGGCACGTGTTTCTCTTATTGAACGGAGTTATCGCCGGTCTTATCAGCTTCACTCTTCCACCGTGAAGGACAAAGTGGTGAACGAAAGGGTGAGTCTTGTGTTCAGTTTAGTTAAGTCTTGATTCAATGAAATGGGAAAAAACCTTTGTCTTTGGATTGGGCTAACCGGGAACGATGGAACAGGGACCTGTCAGTTATTACTACCGGCTGTGACCTGTTACAACTATACTATAGTGctaaaagtatttgctcacctgccttgactcacataCGAACTTGCCATCCCGTTCCTAACCCATAGGGCTCAATCTGATCTTACTTGCTcttacagcttcaactcttctgggaaggctgtcctCAAGattgaggagtgtgtttatcGGAATGATTGACCGTTCTTCCAAAAGTGCATTGGTGATGTTGTTGGAGAAGGTCTGGCTCTCAGTCTCAGAGTCTCGGGCTCTTAATTCATCCCAGAGGTGTTCCAGaggtcatgttggaagaggaagggccCGCTCCCAACTGTTGTCACAAGcttgggagcatggaattgtccaaaatgttttgctaTCTTGGGGCACTCAAAGTTCCGTACACTGGAACTTAGGGCCcaagcccaactcctgaaaaacaaccctAATCCCTAATTCGttctccaccaaatttcacacttagCACAATGCGGTCCGAAATGTACAGctctcctggcaacctccaaacccaggcTGGTCCTTCAGATTCGgcgctttgcattgcacttggtgatgtatggcttggatgcagctgctcggccatggaaaTCCATTTCACGAAGCTTTCTGCGTAGAGTACTTGGGctcatctgaaggccacatgatgtTTGGAGCTCTTTagcaattgactgtgcagaaagtcaCTATGCACCTCAGCATCCGCTGACCCCTCTCagtcagtttacatggccgaccactctgtggctgagttgctgttgtgcccaaactcttccatgttcttataataaagctgacagttgacTCTGGAATATTTAGGAGAGAGGAAATGTcacgactggatttgttgcacaggtgacatcctatgacagttccacgcagtaattcactgagctcctgagagtgGCCCATTCTTTCActgtcaaaacagtctgcaggcccAGGTGTTTGATCttatacacctgtggccaggccaagtGTTTAGGACACCTGGTTCTCATCActtggatgggtgagcaaatacttttggtaataAAGTGTATTTTGGTTTGTACATTGAGTTATGagttataaataaatgtgaaataaataatgtcTACGTGTTGCCATGAATATATCTTATATTGTCTGTAtgtaatgtgtgtgtttctgaaacGTTAgcacaaattcattcattcattttcatttttcccccCTCCGAGTAAATACATCTTACATTGTAAGAAGTGTAAATTAAATCCAAGTCCAACTGGAAAATGAATGTGTGTATTAATAAAGCCATTTCATCTTTTTGCACATTGTCATTTTAACAACAGTTTAATGTGTACTGAACAATAACTGTTGCCTATGTTTGCCCTCTCCCCATTTCACCCTGTAACTGTAATGCTGTAGATAAGGATTGAACCTTCTACATCAGCTGTCATGTAAGACATCCTACCGATTACTATTTCGTGTTGCATCCCTTGCTTGATAGAAGGTTTGCGTGGCCTGATCACCTGATGTATTTGTCAGGTCATTGTGTGGCAGACATGTGAAAGTCTAGACTAGAACTTGGATTCACCCACTTCATCACCTCTGCATGTAGCATGTGTGACCCTACCTGCAAGCATGCTTATGAGCCAAGGTGGTATGGCTTATCCTCGCTCTTCTTTTGTCCAGCCCCAAATGGAGACACAACCATTTTCTGTTGACTCCAAAGCCGCGGAGGCTGAGGCCAATGGCTGCATAGGCGATGTGGAAGAGTCAAGGTTGGCTGAACCTGCAGCCAGGGCTGGATGGAACAGTAAAGTGGAGTACTTCTTGGCCCAGGTGGGATTCAGTGTTGGACTCGGGAATGTCTGGAGGTTCCCATATTTGTGCCATCAGAACGGAGGAGGTGAGTGTTTGTTGCTTATTAAAATGACAGAAATTTTTCTGAAAGCATCACATTTATTAAGGACAATAATATCTAGCGACAAATATGTACCTGTAGTTAGGTAGCTAGTTAGCCAACACACGAAAGGTGACTTGCCTGGGCATTCATATCACATCAGCTGTGCAAATGAATACTAATCATGAATAATAATCAGCTACAACTTGGCATCTTTGTTATTCTTAACATTCATGCAAAACTGTTGGCATGGTACCGTTGGCATGGTTCTGCTTATTTTTGCCACCACTTCTGAGAAGTTCTTTGTGGTTTCATCCCGTCAAAAAAAGAAATCGAGGAATCATTCTGTACGCTACTTGTCTTCTTTTGTACCGCATGCAGCTCTGGTTGCCAACCCCTGGTTTGCACAGTTTAAGAATCTCTCTAGAACATGAAGCCAGTTGGTCACATGATGAAAAGCAGCAAACGTTTTCTACATTTTTCtccattgaaaataaataaaaaatacaacagcAAATCTCATTTTTTCTCTCctgtcatcctcctcttcaggatgacattttacaaaaaacaaacactaccAATCCAAAAAGTTATTCTAATTGTTCAGGGTCCAagcttttctgttgttgttaaaGTTGTTAATGTGTTaatcttcatttttaaatttatattgcaatatttgaaTGACATTTATTCTACGGGCCAAGATGCAGGAGGTTGGCATGATTTGGTGACCGGGAATTGCCTACTTATAGCCTGTTCCGATGGACACTCTGTGACCATCCTGTCATGCTTGCTCTTCATATGCAGACCTTTTCAGAGTGTTCATCATCTaactgaatttgtttttttttaatctgtccaGGTGCTTTTCTCCTTCTGTATGTGGTGCTGATGCTTCTCGTTGGCATCCCCCTGTTCTTTCTGGAGCTTGCAGCTGGCCAGGCCATAAGACAGGGAAGCATTGGTGTGTGGAAGTACATCTCCCCCAAGCTGGTGGGCATCGGCTACTCCAGCTGTCTGGTAATGATCCCAAATGACGTGATCTCAATGCACCTAAGATCAAGGGCAGTTTTACTAGTCAGAGTTCATAGAAGCCACACTGGTTTTCAACAGCAAAGGCTGGCTGGAGACCGATGCATATAGGTGTCCTTTATAGGGTGAGTCTGCATTCCTGCCTTCCAAGGGTGCTCAGAAGCCGTCCTGTTCATGATGCACAGAGGTGTATGAAGTGTAGAAGGATCAGGTTACGCTAGGTGCTCGAGGGGCAATTTTTCATTCCACTCATTGCTTCACTTGGTCAAGTGCATGCCTACAGACTCGACTTTGAGGGCAGTCACTAGCCCCCTCTGTAATCCAACTGGGACGGAGGTCCACAGTCTTTCAGCGTCCTCAGTCGATGATGTTGCCATAATTCCCAATAGATTTAGCAGTTCATCACGGAAAGTTGTAGGCGTGGCAATATGATGCACATATGAGGAGCAGTGGTCCTTGGTGAAAAATCACATCTACTTAAGGAGACACTACTTACTAGCATGTTAGTACAGAATAACATGGACGCAGTAAATCTCTTCAGCTCAAGCCTATGATCagtcaaacacattttctttatttgttaatATAACTATAGCCTCAATGGATCATTGGGTGAGCttttgttgttcctctccaaaTCTGTCCAGGTCTGCttctttgttgcactttattacAATGTGATCCTTGCGTGGAGTCTCTTCTACTTGGGGAACTCATTTCAGTCCCCATTGCCATGGAAGGAGTGTCCAGCGACTGGAAATATAACAGGTAATGCATCAGCACTGAAGTAGTAAAACCAGAAAGACTATTTGATGTTGACTGCCTTCTCTCCCAACAGTAAGCGAATGTAAAATGAGCTCCCCCACGTCATACTTTTGGTACCGCAAAGCTCTGGACATCACCGACTCCATTGATGAGACTGGCACCTTCAATCCTTACATAGTGGCGTGTTTATTTGCTGCCTGGACCATCGTTTGCCTGGGAATGTTTAAGGGGATCAAGTCGTCTGTCAAGGTGAACATTtggtcaaatacattttcacattagattagattattagTCGACCTGATTTGTGGTGTTTTGGTCTCATTCTTGTCGTGCTGTAAAAGCAGGCTTCGCCAAACTGTTCCGGaatgggctgcagtgggtgcggATTTTTGTTGTCAATCAGATGTATGAAGAGTAGGGCTGCAATTAACAACCATTTTGACAGTCAACCAGTCGTCGACTGTCTTAACGGCGAGTCGACTAGTCTGCATATGAGGTGAACTGGCTCATGAACACGGCAATGTTGTCTAATTATAGCCTtaaattttgaagttttaattcaGCAAAATGTGGTGATTGATGTCAAAAATCAAAGTAAGAAAACGTGTCTCCtacttttgatttgattttgaatGTGAACAACAATATATTGAGTTCAAATTTAAAGTGCAGCGATGCCTTCCTTCAGTTATGTTTTAGGGTTGAGTGAGTGGCATCGCTCCAATCAGGATGCAGTGGAGGAAGACGCTGTTGCTGGATCAAATGCACAATATGATGCAATGCAAGCAGATGCAGCAATGAGGTCATGATGCTTCGATGCATTCATTTTATGTCGACTAGCTGTTCCAGCCCCATCAAACAGTTGGTTGTCAATCTGGTGCtccttgtttcagctgacacaccTTGGGTTAAACTGTTGTTAAGAGTGTTATTGGTTCTTACTGTGAAGTTATCAAGATGCATTAACCTTGTGTTCAAATCGTGTGATTCAGAATGTGAGAAATTACTGGTTGTGCGGCAGCTggaaaacaagaaacattttGTGAAAAGAGGAGTAGAACGTCCTTGAAGGGCGCCGACTCCCAGGATTCGACGCTGTGACCTGCGTGGATGAAGTCACTGACTGTAGGACCTAATAGTGCAACCTGTTAACTCCTACTGTGAGGTCAAGTGAGGCTCTTCAGTGCTCATGTGAGAAGCAGTAGGACCCCAACCATGTGTTTGACTGATCGCTTCTCCTTTGTGCAGATTTGTTGGCAGGAGACTTTCTCCCCTGacaactgtgtgtgtatttgaTGGGTTGATGCAAAAACCCGCAGCCACTGTGGCTTTTTCTGAAAGGTTGCCTTTCAGCATTAGGCTTAACAAAATGGATAAGATAATGGTTATTagaatttcattttgttgataGGCGCATGCTTCTGTTCTCCACCTTGTTTAAACAGTTGCAGGCTACAATCATTTAGGGTGGAATATGTAGAGTTTTCATCAGCTGTATGATCAAGTGTGGCAACAAGTGTATTACTACTTTACTTACTGCTACTTTTACTCTGCATTCATATACAGTGGTTCTAGACGTGACCACACTGTAATGAGTCGTGCCACAGGCATAAATTGATCCCTGCAAAAGTCTTGGTCTTTGgactcatttttttcccctgtcacAGCTTTAAAGGataatgaaatgacaataaaatattatGCAGCCTCAGTGTCTTGAACTACAGTATGAAATAATCTGTCtccttgaaaaaaaacatgcctcttAAAAAAGCTTGAGAATGGTGTACTGAGATGTCCATTGAAAGAGAGTTGAAAGTTTTCCAATGTGTGATGTGATTCCCAGGTGATGTATTTTTCCTCCATATTCCCTTATGTGGTTCTGTTCTGCTTCCTGGTGCGAGGACTGCTTCTGGATGGAGCGAAAGAGGGAATCACCTTCATGTTCTATCCAAAGGTGATAAACATCTGCATTCTGCTGATGGTTTTTTGCCTGCATTCTTTTGTCTGAAACTTATATAGCACTGGATATGTTGCCCCGCCCATTAATCTGTATGTCTGGTCACATCGTTATTTGTTTAACAGCTTCAAATCTGGGGAGACATTCAAGTGTGGCGGCAGGCAGCGACTCAAGTGTTCTTTGCTCTGGGCTTGGGGTTTGGATCCATCATTGCCTACTCTTCTTACAATCCCAAAAACAACAATTGCCATCGTGATGCCTTCACCGTCTCCTTCATCAACTTCATGACCTCAGTGCTGGCTACCCTGGTGGTCTTCGCTGTGCTTGGCTTCCGTGCCAAAAATAAAGTGGCAGAATGTGTGCTGAGGTGAGTGTTTAAAAGAGAGTGCAGTTCTTTACAGCATCTCCTAATGCACTAACATGTTTCCCAATTCTCCTTTTCAGCAATGTGCAGCTTCTGTCAGAGCAGATCAGCAGTGGTTTGGTGCCTCAAAGTCTGATGCCAGACTTTAACTATGCTGATCCCGAGTCTGTGGTGCCACTTGACTACAGGGCTTGGTTTATTCAACACGGAGGCTCTGTCCCTGGAAATTTAACCGATTGCGACCTGGAAAAGGAGATGCAGAAGGTTGGTGTTTGCTAGCAGCAATTCGCTTTTGCTTTACCCCCTTGGTGAACCTTTCTCACGTTTCAAGAGGCCCTGTTACGATAAATAGTCTCTAGTTATGAGTAGAGTAGatttacatcaaaataaaaaaaaataaatgtatgtaattTGAACCTTATATCAAGTTAGTTTACAAAATGACTCAAGAAGAGCGTAGAAGGCGTGACAGGACCTTTTAAAACAACCCGTgaatacaaacaaaatgaatgcataACCCAGCGTTAGTTGGGCATGAGTGGTTCTCTGTGGCAGCTGTGTCGGAAAACAAATTCACGCTCTGGAATGAAAATTTGTGGTTGAAGCTGAATGAAATTAATCACTTACCAAATAATGAAtatcaaaaacgtttttcactaTTTCACTATTTTATTTCTAGAATGAATTTTTAGACATATTTTACAGAAAATTAAAGAAATTAAATGTTTATTGAAACATTAGttagatttaaaaaacatttcccAGTATCCTTTGCTTTTAAAAGAAGGTACTCCAGGTTTTTTCAATTATATTCTGCCTGcaaacaaaacatacattccaaaaaaaagttgttaaagcagtaaaacagcaaaaaaaaacaaaatattgtccTTTTAGCACAAGTCTGCTCAGCCACAGTGAACAGGCTAAT
It contains:
- the LOC128753132 gene encoding sodium-dependent neutral amino acid transporter B(0)AT2-like encodes the protein METQPFSVDSKAAEAEANGCIGDVEESRLAEPAARAGWNSKVEYFLAQVGFSVGLGNVWRFPYLCHQNGGGAFLLLYVVLMLLVGIPLFFLELAAGQAIRQGSIGVWKYISPKLVGIGYSSCLVCFFVALYYNVILAWSLFYLGNSFQSPLPWKECPATGNITVSECKMSSPTSYFWYRKALDITDSIDETGTFNPYIVACLFAAWTIVCLGMFKGIKSSVKVMYFSSIFPYVVLFCFLVRGLLLDGAKEGITFMFYPKLQIWGDIQVWRQAATQVFFALGLGFGSIIAYSSYNPKNNNCHRDAFTVSFINFMTSVLATLVVFAVLGFRAKNKVAECVLSNVQLLSEQISSGLVPQSLMPDFNYADPESVVPLDYRAWFIQHGGSVPGNLTDCDLEKEMQKGVEGTGLAFIAFTEAISLLPGSPFWSALFFLMLLNLGLSTMFGTMEGILAPLTDNFKTLGNNKTKLTIFSCVVGFLIGLLFTQRCGNYFVMMFDDYSATLPLIIVVVFETFSVAWLYGADRFLDDIEGMLGWRPHVVYKYLWKYICLIAMLVLLGATMIRTIIQTPTYLSWSQTKAMEVPLEYPGWALAVLSLLIIFAMMPVPLCLIYYVLRERRAKRSKEEGISERGRPVRHSTVMSELNRRN